Proteins found in one Gigantopelta aegis isolate Gae_Host chromosome 12, Gae_host_genome, whole genome shotgun sequence genomic segment:
- the LOC121386872 gene encoding GA-binding protein alpha chain-like isoform X4 yields MKRAVSPVTIETEDGVTETIEIIQQDEKKLRLDTDELMIDEGVVYEEEVIQPQQPPPQYQNLIIQHMDIAEPLSTLKKLLEVRLQCCLGDHLFFLQDSIQLDENKSLVDQCVQGDGMVQINLEVKSQPGVPAKINILDILKTAEELEEDQTVEEVRTVNQPASQTKDESDNITRWIVDQNFRREQERLKIPYDPFLWSEVHVKHWIQWAIKEFELQNVAMENFAITGKQLCELTHPAFIKLIPHDPGDIFWTHLELLRKCKFVAVMQQPTPQAITTITVSTSDTEHRRGTSKSWRPRSPRITGDERLSPGNRTGNNGQIQLWQFLLELLTDKDCREIIMWVGDEGEFKLNNPEMVAQMWGRRKNKPTMNYEKLSRALRYYYDGDMIAKVHGKRFVYKFVCDLKMLLGYSAGELNRLVSECIERKLNNARDSIRPVGLRRVVEQKTQTVQTI; encoded by the exons ATGAAGCGTGCTGTGTCACCTGTTACCATAGAAACAGAAGATGGCGTAACAGAAACCATTGAGATTATACAGCAAGATGAAAAGAAGTTGAGACTGGACACCGATGAACTCATGATTGATGAAGG GGTGGTGTATGAGGAGGAGGTAATCCAGCCTCAACAGCCGCCCCCGCAGTACCAGAATCTGATCATTCAGCACATGGACATCGCAGAGCCACTCTCCACTCTCAAGAAACTGCTCGAGGTCAGGCTGCAGTGTTGCCTTGGCGACCACCTCTTCTTCCTTCAGGACAGTATACAG cTGGATGAAAACAAGAGCCTGGTTGACCAGTGTGTACAGGGAGACGGGATGGTTCAGATCAACCTGGAGGTCAAGTCACAGCCAG GCGTTCCTGCTAAGATCAACATCCTGGACATCCTGAAGACGGCCGAAGAGCTGGAGGAGGACCAGACCGTGGAGGAAG tgaGAACCGTGAATCAGCCAGCGAGCCAGACAAAGGATGAGTCGGACAACATCACACGGTGGATTGTCGATCAGAACTTCCGACGGGAACAGGAGAGATTGAAGATTCCATACG aTCCATTTCTATGGAGCGAAGTTCACGTCAAACACTGGATTCAGTGGGCGATCAAGGAGTTTGAGCTACAGAATGTCGCCATGGAGAATTTCGCCATCACAGGCAAACAGCTGTGTGAACTGACACACCCAGCATTCATCAAACTCATCCCACACGACCCCGGCGATATCTTCTGGACTCATCTCGAACTACTGAGAAAATGCAAATTTGTTG CTGTCATGCAGCAGCCCACTCCACAGGCCATTACAACGATCACAGTCTCCACATCTGACACAGAGC ATCGACGAGGAACAAGCAAGTCCTGGCGGCCACGATCTCCGAGAATAACCGGTGATGAGAGACTGTCGCCTGGCAACAGAACAG gTAACAACGGTCAGATTCAGCTGTGGCAGTTCCTGCTTGAACTGCTGACGGACAAGGACTGCCGCGAGATCATCATGTGGGTGGGCGACGAGGGCGAGTTCAAACTGAACAACCCGGAGATGGTCGCTCAGATGTGGGGGCGGCGCAAGAACAAACCCACCATGAACTACGAGAAGCTGAGTCGAGCACTGAGGTACTACTACGATGGAGACATGATCGCTAAG gTTCATGGGAAGAGGTTCGTCTACAAGTTTGTGTGTGACCTCAAGATGTTGCTAGGTTACAGTGCTGGGGAGTTGAACAGACTGGTCAGCGAGTGTATAGAACGCAAACTAAACAATGCACGGGACTCAATCAGACCGGTCGGTTTGCGTCGGGTGGTGGAGCAGAAAACACAGACGGTGCAGACGATATGA
- the LOC121386872 gene encoding GA-binding protein alpha chain-like isoform X1 — MKRAVSPVTIETEDGVTETIEIIQQDEKKLRLDTDELMIDEGVVYEEEVIQPQQPPPQYQNLIIQHMDIAEPLSTLKKLLEVRLQCCLGDHLFFLQDSIQLDENKSLVDQCVQGDGMVQINLEVKSQPAGVPAKINILDILKTAEELEEDQTVEEVRTVNQPASQTKDESDNITRWIVDQNFRREQERLKIPYDPFLWSEVHVKHWIQWAIKEFELQNVAMENFAITGKQLCELTHPAFIKLIPHDPGDIFWTHLELLRKCKFVAVMQQPTPQAITTITVSTSDTELFSVSDRRGTSKSWRPRSPRITGDERLSPGNRTGNNGQIQLWQFLLELLTDKDCREIIMWVGDEGEFKLNNPEMVAQMWGRRKNKPTMNYEKLSRALRYYYDGDMIAKVHGKRFVYKFVCDLKMLLGYSAGELNRLVSECIERKLNNARDSIRPVGLRRVVEQKTQTVQTI, encoded by the exons ATGAAGCGTGCTGTGTCACCTGTTACCATAGAAACAGAAGATGGCGTAACAGAAACCATTGAGATTATACAGCAAGATGAAAAGAAGTTGAGACTGGACACCGATGAACTCATGATTGATGAAGG GGTGGTGTATGAGGAGGAGGTAATCCAGCCTCAACAGCCGCCCCCGCAGTACCAGAATCTGATCATTCAGCACATGGACATCGCAGAGCCACTCTCCACTCTCAAGAAACTGCTCGAGGTCAGGCTGCAGTGTTGCCTTGGCGACCACCTCTTCTTCCTTCAGGACAGTATACAG cTGGATGAAAACAAGAGCCTGGTTGACCAGTGTGTACAGGGAGACGGGATGGTTCAGATCAACCTGGAGGTCAAGTCACAGCCAG CAGGCGTTCCTGCTAAGATCAACATCCTGGACATCCTGAAGACGGCCGAAGAGCTGGAGGAGGACCAGACCGTGGAGGAAG tgaGAACCGTGAATCAGCCAGCGAGCCAGACAAAGGATGAGTCGGACAACATCACACGGTGGATTGTCGATCAGAACTTCCGACGGGAACAGGAGAGATTGAAGATTCCATACG aTCCATTTCTATGGAGCGAAGTTCACGTCAAACACTGGATTCAGTGGGCGATCAAGGAGTTTGAGCTACAGAATGTCGCCATGGAGAATTTCGCCATCACAGGCAAACAGCTGTGTGAACTGACACACCCAGCATTCATCAAACTCATCCCACACGACCCCGGCGATATCTTCTGGACTCATCTCGAACTACTGAGAAAATGCAAATTTGTTG CTGTCATGCAGCAGCCCACTCCACAGGCCATTACAACGATCACAGTCTCCACATCTGACACAGAGC TTTTTTCCGTCTCAGATCGACGAGGAACAAGCAAGTCCTGGCGGCCACGATCTCCGAGAATAACCGGTGATGAGAGACTGTCGCCTGGCAACAGAACAG gTAACAACGGTCAGATTCAGCTGTGGCAGTTCCTGCTTGAACTGCTGACGGACAAGGACTGCCGCGAGATCATCATGTGGGTGGGCGACGAGGGCGAGTTCAAACTGAACAACCCGGAGATGGTCGCTCAGATGTGGGGGCGGCGCAAGAACAAACCCACCATGAACTACGAGAAGCTGAGTCGAGCACTGAGGTACTACTACGATGGAGACATGATCGCTAAG gTTCATGGGAAGAGGTTCGTCTACAAGTTTGTGTGTGACCTCAAGATGTTGCTAGGTTACAGTGCTGGGGAGTTGAACAGACTGGTCAGCGAGTGTATAGAACGCAAACTAAACAATGCACGGGACTCAATCAGACCGGTCGGTTTGCGTCGGGTGGTGGAGCAGAAAACACAGACGGTGCAGACGATATGA
- the LOC121386872 gene encoding GA-binding protein alpha chain-like isoform X2 — translation MKRAVSPVTIETEDGVTETIEIIQQDEKKLRLDTDELMIDEGVVYEEEVIQPQQPPPQYQNLIIQHMDIAEPLSTLKKLLEVRLQCCLGDHLFFLQDSIQLDENKSLVDQCVQGDGMVQINLEVKSQPGVPAKINILDILKTAEELEEDQTVEEVRTVNQPASQTKDESDNITRWIVDQNFRREQERLKIPYDPFLWSEVHVKHWIQWAIKEFELQNVAMENFAITGKQLCELTHPAFIKLIPHDPGDIFWTHLELLRKCKFVAVMQQPTPQAITTITVSTSDTELFSVSDRRGTSKSWRPRSPRITGDERLSPGNRTGNNGQIQLWQFLLELLTDKDCREIIMWVGDEGEFKLNNPEMVAQMWGRRKNKPTMNYEKLSRALRYYYDGDMIAKVHGKRFVYKFVCDLKMLLGYSAGELNRLVSECIERKLNNARDSIRPVGLRRVVEQKTQTVQTI, via the exons ATGAAGCGTGCTGTGTCACCTGTTACCATAGAAACAGAAGATGGCGTAACAGAAACCATTGAGATTATACAGCAAGATGAAAAGAAGTTGAGACTGGACACCGATGAACTCATGATTGATGAAGG GGTGGTGTATGAGGAGGAGGTAATCCAGCCTCAACAGCCGCCCCCGCAGTACCAGAATCTGATCATTCAGCACATGGACATCGCAGAGCCACTCTCCACTCTCAAGAAACTGCTCGAGGTCAGGCTGCAGTGTTGCCTTGGCGACCACCTCTTCTTCCTTCAGGACAGTATACAG cTGGATGAAAACAAGAGCCTGGTTGACCAGTGTGTACAGGGAGACGGGATGGTTCAGATCAACCTGGAGGTCAAGTCACAGCCAG GCGTTCCTGCTAAGATCAACATCCTGGACATCCTGAAGACGGCCGAAGAGCTGGAGGAGGACCAGACCGTGGAGGAAG tgaGAACCGTGAATCAGCCAGCGAGCCAGACAAAGGATGAGTCGGACAACATCACACGGTGGATTGTCGATCAGAACTTCCGACGGGAACAGGAGAGATTGAAGATTCCATACG aTCCATTTCTATGGAGCGAAGTTCACGTCAAACACTGGATTCAGTGGGCGATCAAGGAGTTTGAGCTACAGAATGTCGCCATGGAGAATTTCGCCATCACAGGCAAACAGCTGTGTGAACTGACACACCCAGCATTCATCAAACTCATCCCACACGACCCCGGCGATATCTTCTGGACTCATCTCGAACTACTGAGAAAATGCAAATTTGTTG CTGTCATGCAGCAGCCCACTCCACAGGCCATTACAACGATCACAGTCTCCACATCTGACACAGAGC TTTTTTCCGTCTCAGATCGACGAGGAACAAGCAAGTCCTGGCGGCCACGATCTCCGAGAATAACCGGTGATGAGAGACTGTCGCCTGGCAACAGAACAG gTAACAACGGTCAGATTCAGCTGTGGCAGTTCCTGCTTGAACTGCTGACGGACAAGGACTGCCGCGAGATCATCATGTGGGTGGGCGACGAGGGCGAGTTCAAACTGAACAACCCGGAGATGGTCGCTCAGATGTGGGGGCGGCGCAAGAACAAACCCACCATGAACTACGAGAAGCTGAGTCGAGCACTGAGGTACTACTACGATGGAGACATGATCGCTAAG gTTCATGGGAAGAGGTTCGTCTACAAGTTTGTGTGTGACCTCAAGATGTTGCTAGGTTACAGTGCTGGGGAGTTGAACAGACTGGTCAGCGAGTGTATAGAACGCAAACTAAACAATGCACGGGACTCAATCAGACCGGTCGGTTTGCGTCGGGTGGTGGAGCAGAAAACACAGACGGTGCAGACGATATGA
- the LOC121386872 gene encoding GA-binding protein alpha chain-like isoform X3 produces MKRAVSPVTIETEDGVTETIEIIQQDEKKLRLDTDELMIDEGVVYEEEVIQPQQPPPQYQNLIIQHMDIAEPLSTLKKLLEVRLQCCLGDHLFFLQDSIQLDENKSLVDQCVQGDGMVQINLEVKSQPAGVPAKINILDILKTAEELEEDQTVEEVRTVNQPASQTKDESDNITRWIVDQNFRREQERLKIPYDPFLWSEVHVKHWIQWAIKEFELQNVAMENFAITGKQLCELTHPAFIKLIPHDPGDIFWTHLELLRKCKFVAVMQQPTPQAITTITVSTSDTEHRRGTSKSWRPRSPRITGDERLSPGNRTGNNGQIQLWQFLLELLTDKDCREIIMWVGDEGEFKLNNPEMVAQMWGRRKNKPTMNYEKLSRALRYYYDGDMIAKVHGKRFVYKFVCDLKMLLGYSAGELNRLVSECIERKLNNARDSIRPVGLRRVVEQKTQTVQTI; encoded by the exons ATGAAGCGTGCTGTGTCACCTGTTACCATAGAAACAGAAGATGGCGTAACAGAAACCATTGAGATTATACAGCAAGATGAAAAGAAGTTGAGACTGGACACCGATGAACTCATGATTGATGAAGG GGTGGTGTATGAGGAGGAGGTAATCCAGCCTCAACAGCCGCCCCCGCAGTACCAGAATCTGATCATTCAGCACATGGACATCGCAGAGCCACTCTCCACTCTCAAGAAACTGCTCGAGGTCAGGCTGCAGTGTTGCCTTGGCGACCACCTCTTCTTCCTTCAGGACAGTATACAG cTGGATGAAAACAAGAGCCTGGTTGACCAGTGTGTACAGGGAGACGGGATGGTTCAGATCAACCTGGAGGTCAAGTCACAGCCAG CAGGCGTTCCTGCTAAGATCAACATCCTGGACATCCTGAAGACGGCCGAAGAGCTGGAGGAGGACCAGACCGTGGAGGAAG tgaGAACCGTGAATCAGCCAGCGAGCCAGACAAAGGATGAGTCGGACAACATCACACGGTGGATTGTCGATCAGAACTTCCGACGGGAACAGGAGAGATTGAAGATTCCATACG aTCCATTTCTATGGAGCGAAGTTCACGTCAAACACTGGATTCAGTGGGCGATCAAGGAGTTTGAGCTACAGAATGTCGCCATGGAGAATTTCGCCATCACAGGCAAACAGCTGTGTGAACTGACACACCCAGCATTCATCAAACTCATCCCACACGACCCCGGCGATATCTTCTGGACTCATCTCGAACTACTGAGAAAATGCAAATTTGTTG CTGTCATGCAGCAGCCCACTCCACAGGCCATTACAACGATCACAGTCTCCACATCTGACACAGAGC ATCGACGAGGAACAAGCAAGTCCTGGCGGCCACGATCTCCGAGAATAACCGGTGATGAGAGACTGTCGCCTGGCAACAGAACAG gTAACAACGGTCAGATTCAGCTGTGGCAGTTCCTGCTTGAACTGCTGACGGACAAGGACTGCCGCGAGATCATCATGTGGGTGGGCGACGAGGGCGAGTTCAAACTGAACAACCCGGAGATGGTCGCTCAGATGTGGGGGCGGCGCAAGAACAAACCCACCATGAACTACGAGAAGCTGAGTCGAGCACTGAGGTACTACTACGATGGAGACATGATCGCTAAG gTTCATGGGAAGAGGTTCGTCTACAAGTTTGTGTGTGACCTCAAGATGTTGCTAGGTTACAGTGCTGGGGAGTTGAACAGACTGGTCAGCGAGTGTATAGAACGCAAACTAAACAATGCACGGGACTCAATCAGACCGGTCGGTTTGCGTCGGGTGGTGGAGCAGAAAACACAGACGGTGCAGACGATATGA